One region of Candidatus Cloacimonadota bacterium genomic DNA includes:
- a CDS encoding site-2 protease family protein — MDFLLQIIIQLPILLISLTIHEYSHGYVAYRLGDDTAKRAGRLTLNPISHIDPLGLIMLFIARIGWAKPVPINPYNFNDQKRDMAISAAAGPLSNFAFAIILSVIFNLIKRANPEILHTASSVSQFWLSMLLYAILINLALGIFNLIPVPPMDGSKILGGFLSDEAYYKYTAQEQKGAQILMIVLVVSFVFRLNIIGAIIMPPLNFFLKLLTGITL; from the coding sequence ATGGATTTTTTATTACAAATAATCATACAGCTTCCAATTCTGCTGATCTCGCTGACTATTCACGAGTACAGTCACGGATATGTAGCTTACAGATTGGGAGATGACACCGCCAAACGAGCTGGCAGATTAACGTTGAATCCCATTTCACACATCGATCCTTTGGGATTGATCATGTTGTTTATTGCTCGCATCGGCTGGGCAAAACCAGTGCCGATAAATCCGTATAACTTTAATGATCAAAAGCGTGATATGGCGATTTCTGCAGCAGCAGGTCCTCTTTCCAATTTTGCTTTTGCCATTATTCTTTCTGTTATTTTCAACCTGATCAAAAGAGCAAATCCTGAGATTCTACACACAGCCAGTAGTGTTTCTCAATTCTGGCTAAGCATGCTGCTTTATGCCATCCTGATAAACCTTGCTTTGGGAATTTTTAATCTGATTCCTGTTCCACCGATGGATGGAAGTAAAATTCTGGGTGGTTTTTTAAGCGACGAAGCGTATTATAAATATACAGCTCAGGAGCAAAAAGGAGCTCAGATTTTGATGATTGTCCTGGTGGTTTCTTTTGTTTTCAGACTGAATATAATCGGAGCTATCATCATGCCGCCGCTCAATTTCTTTTTGAAATTGCTGACGGGAATAACGTTATAA